The Candidatus Zixiibacteriota bacterium sequence TCCGACGGCACCGGCAGTAGCGCGGTATATATCTGTTTTGGTCGCGCTTTGGGTTATGCGATGGGCGACTGGCTGGATGTTCATGGCGCTGGTGCACAGCGGAGCGACCGGAAGTATGCAGATTTCAGCGCGTACTCCTATATTTCCGACGGTTACTATTTCGCTATGAGCCCGCAGGGCGATGCTGTCCGGATCTATAATTACGTCCGCTTGGTACGCGTGGCAGAGTGATACACCCTGTAACTTCAGACGGAGACGAATTAGGAATAAAAAACTGGCATTGATAAAATGTATTAAAGAAGGCTGAGCTGGAGAGTAAATATCCTGGGTCTTAAAGGGATTTCAGTAGCGTACCTCTCTTTTTTGATAATAATCAGCTGTTTGGATTCTTCCACAACACCCTGACTGCGTAGTCCAAATACGCACACCTTGTGATAACAGGACAAAAAGTGCTTGTTTTTAGATCAATATTTAGTATATTAGTAAACAATTATTGCCTATCTGTGTTTACTGATAAAACGTCCTTACTGGATATTATGAATTATAATGATTAAACTGGGAATAGCTATACTGATAATTTCAGCTCTTTGTATTTCGCATTCAGCGGAGTATTTTGAGGCTGAATGCGAGCATGGTTGCGGGTGTGAATCCTCACATACCTGCGTTTGCGAGCCGTGTTCTTCATTTTTTGTATTTCTCAATGCTGACATGCATTCTTTTGACGGCTATACCGCGTTTATAACGTTTTCTGAATCGTTTTACCCAGTTTTTAGCGATCAGGAATGTATAAACAGGATAGATCATCCTCCTCGTTTCTGCTGATTTTTTCTTACTTATGAAGACGTCATTTTTTTAACGTTTTCACCTGTTTGTAAATAGTCTTCACCATTATCAAGTATTGACAGGAGACTGGTATTATGAAAATATCATCAAAGCCATTTACGCTCTTGTTGTATATCATTTTACTTTCGCTGTTAGCATTTTCCGGCTGTACCTCACAGTCTGAAACAGGACCGGAGCAGGCAGCTATTGAAGTTGATGCTCATGCCGGTCACAATCATGGACCTGGCGAGCATCATGCAGGAGAACCGGTTGATGCTCATGCCGGTCATGATCATTTTACTGGCGAACAATCAGATACGAACAGCTCCGCCGTCGCTGACTGGTGTGCTCTGCATCTTGTACCGGAATCGGAATGCACGCTCTGTAATCCAAAGCTTATTCCCAAATTCAAGCAAACTGGAGACTGGTGTACCGGCCATGATCTGCCTGAATCGCACTGCCGGTTGTGCAACCCGGGAATCGAATTTCCCCAGGAAAAACAGTTTATTAAATTGTCGGATAGCCCGAACGGAGATCAAATAGAGGTTTCCCTGTTCAGGTCAAATACCAACATCTGCGCCACTAACGGCGCATTAATCCAGTTTGCATCAAAAAGCACCGTGAAGAAGGCAGGACTGACAACCCAGGTAGTCCGCGCGGAGACGCTGGAGTCCGTCATTGAAGCTCCGGCCGAGGTTGTGTTCGATGAAACCCGCATGAATGTGGTATCCTCAACTGTAAGGGCTGTGGCTGAGAAGTGGTTGATTTCTCCCGGAGATTATGTCAATCCGGGTGATGAGCTTGTGGTTTTGCAGTCACCTGAGATTGCCAGCCTGGAAGCGAATCTGCTAAAAGCAAAAGCCGCTTATGATGTTCAAGCCTCGGAACTGAAACGTCATAAAAAGCTGAAAATGAAAAACCTGATAAGCACCAGTGAGTATGAAACTCAGGCGGCCCTTACCGATCAAGCCCTGGCAGAATTGGCCAGCATCAAAGGACTGCTGAAATCTGCCGGACTGCATGAGACCGATATAAAACGAGTTATCGACACCCAAGAGATCTCCAACAGGTTTATACTGAGAGCCAGGTCCGAAGGCGTTGTTGTCAAGCGTTCCGCGCAGATAGGCGATCTGCTTCAGGCCGGTCAGTCCTATGCCATGATTTCCGATCCACGGGCGATGTGGGTCGAAGCTCAGCTCACGGAAAGCCAGCTTAAACGCGTAAACCTGGATCAGAGAGTCGTTTTCACTTCCGATGGCTACGGCATGAATCGTGTCGGGGCTAAAATCATCTGGATATCAAGATATTTAGATCCGCACACCCGTACAGGTGTTGTGCGGGCGGAAATCGTCGATCCTCAGGCGGGACTCAGCGCCGGTGAGTTTGGCGTGGTGACTATTGCCGACCTTCAAGATGTCGAGGCTGTGCTCGTACACCGTGATGCGGTGCAATGGGAGGGTTGTTGCAATGTCGTCTTTGTCAGGGAAAGCGATATTAGATATCGGCCGCGAAAAGTCAATCTTCTTGGAAGCCTGGGAGAATTCTACCAGGTACAGGGAGATCTGCAGGCAGGCGACAGAATTATAGTAAATGGCGCTTTTCTGTTAAAGACAGAACTTAAAAAATCAAGTATCGGAGCGGGATGTTGCGGTCTTGAACCGGTCGGTTGAGGCATGGGATGCTGAGTGCTGTAATAGAATTCTCGCTGAACAACCGTTACCTGGTTCTGTCGATCGCCTTGATCCTGGTTTTTTTCGGGATTGTAGCGCTTTGGCAGTTGCCGTTCGATGCTTTTCCGGATACCACGCCAACGATGGTGCAGGTCAATGTCTCCGCACCGGGCTGGTCGACCGAGGATCTTGAACTTTTGGTAACATTTCCGATCGAGCAGTCTCTGACCGGCCTGGCCAGTTTGAAAGAACTGCGTTCTGTCACCAAGTACGGGATCTGCCAGGTCAATGCCATCTTTGAAGATGATATCGATGTCTATCTGGCTCGTCAGCAGGTCAGCGAAAAGCTGATATCGGTCCCGTTGCCGGAAGGGATTGAAGCCCCGGTGCTCAGCCCTGTCTCTACCGGATTGGGTGAAATCTTCCATTACCTGGTACTCAGTGAATCAGATGATATCACCCATGCGCGAACCATCCAGGACTGGATTATCAAACCGCAGTTGATGTCAGTTCCGGGAGTGGCGGAGGTTAACAGCTGGGGCGGTTTTTTACGGCAGTATCAGATTCTTTTTTCACCCCTGCTTCTATCCCGGTACAATCTGACCATCGAAGAAGTCGCCGGAACTCTTGAAGATGAGCTTGGGAATGTGCCCGGCGGTCAAATCAATCGAGGCGGTGAGATGACGATTTTGCGTGGAATCGGGATTGTTGAGTCCGTAGAGGAAATAGAAAACCTTGTAGTCGACGTTAGAGAGGATGTCCCTATTTACGTTAAGGATATCGGCCAGGTGGTAATAAGCCATGAAAACCGTCGCGGAGCCACTACCTACAACGGCCAGGGAGAGGTCGTCCTCGGCCTTGGATTTATGATCACCGGGGAAAATCCGGCGCGGGTCACAAGGGATCTGTCAGACTGGCTCGAAAGCGCAAAGAAAAACCTTCCGGAAAATTCCACTGCGTTTTCTGTCTATGAACGCACTGATATGGTCAGTGAGGTACTGTCGACGGTCGAACATAATCTTGTCTATGGGGCCCTATTGGTAATCGTGGTATTGTTTGTGTTTCTGGGCAATATCAGGGCCGGCTTAATCGTCGCCTCGGCAATTCCACTCTCCATGATGTTCGCCTTTAATATGATGACCAAAGCGGGTATTGTCGGTAGCCTAATGAGCCTGGGGGCAATTGATTTCGGGCTGGCTGTCGATAATGCTGTAATCCAGGTGGAAAACACCGTTCGTCGTTTATCCCAGTCTGATAAATCGATAAATCGCCTGCAAATTATTAAAGATGCTATTTTGGAAGTACGCAAACCGACATTGTTCGGCGAACTGATTATCATCATAGTCTATCTTCCAATACTGACTCTCCAGGGCATCGAGGGCAAGCTTTTTCGCCCTATGGCTCTGACGGTAGTATTCGTGTTGACCGGGTCGCTGATACTGTCTTTTACGGTTTTACCCGCCTTAATAAGCGTATTTCTAAAAAGAAAAACTCAGCACAAGGAGCCGGTTTTCGTCAACTGGATACGCGGAATATATCGACCCCTGTTGAACAGCGCCATTAAGTACAGCCGGATTGTTATTATATCTGCAGTGCTGATCATAATCGGCGGTGTCATCCTGTTCAATAATCTGGGTTCGGAGTTTGTACCCCGCCTCAGCGAGGGCACGATAGTAATAAATTTTGTGAGGCTGGCAGGAATATCGCTGGATCAGTCAATTGAGTATAATACATTGATTGAGAAAAACCTGCTGAATAAATTCCCTGATGAAATAGATTTTATCTGGACGCGGACCGGCACAGCTGAACTCTCCACCGATCCCATGGGATTGGAATTATCCGATATGTTTATCTCTCTCAAACCGCGAAACACCTGGACCAAAGCCAAAACTCAGCAGGAACTTGTTAGTTCTATTGATACCGAACTGGCCGATTTGCCGGGACAAAA is a genomic window containing:
- a CDS encoding efflux RND transporter periplasmic adaptor subunit, translated to MKISSKPFTLLLYIILLSLLAFSGCTSQSETGPEQAAIEVDAHAGHNHGPGEHHAGEPVDAHAGHDHFTGEQSDTNSSAVADWCALHLVPESECTLCNPKLIPKFKQTGDWCTGHDLPESHCRLCNPGIEFPQEKQFIKLSDSPNGDQIEVSLFRSNTNICATNGALIQFASKSTVKKAGLTTQVVRAETLESVIEAPAEVVFDETRMNVVSSTVRAVAEKWLISPGDYVNPGDELVVLQSPEIASLEANLLKAKAAYDVQASELKRHKKLKMKNLISTSEYETQAALTDQALAELASIKGLLKSAGLHETDIKRVIDTQEISNRFILRARSEGVVVKRSAQIGDLLQAGQSYAMISDPRAMWVEAQLTESQLKRVNLDQRVVFTSDGYGMNRVGAKIIWISRYLDPHTRTGVVRAEIVDPQAGLSAGEFGVVTIADLQDVEAVLVHRDAVQWEGCCNVVFVRESDIRYRPRKVNLLGSLGEFYQVQGDLQAGDRIIVNGAFLLKTELKKSSIGAGCCGLEPVG
- a CDS encoding CusA/CzcA family heavy metal efflux RND transporter is translated as MLSAVIEFSLNNRYLVLSIALILVFFGIVALWQLPFDAFPDTTPTMVQVNVSAPGWSTEDLELLVTFPIEQSLTGLASLKELRSVTKYGICQVNAIFEDDIDVYLARQQVSEKLISVPLPEGIEAPVLSPVSTGLGEIFHYLVLSESDDITHARTIQDWIIKPQLMSVPGVAEVNSWGGFLRQYQILFSPLLLSRYNLTIEEVAGTLEDELGNVPGGQINRGGEMTILRGIGIVESVEEIENLVVDVREDVPIYVKDIGQVVISHENRRGATTYNGQGEVVLGLGFMITGENPARVTRDLSDWLESAKKNLPENSTAFSVYERTDMVSEVLSTVEHNLVYGALLVIVVLFVFLGNIRAGLIVASAIPLSMMFAFNMMTKAGIVGSLMSLGAIDFGLAVDNAVIQVENTVRRLSQSDKSINRLQIIKDAILEVRKPTLFGELIIIIVYLPILTLQGIEGKLFRPMALTVVFVLTGSLILSFTVLPALISVFLKRKTQHKEPVFVNWIRGIYRPLLNSAIKYSRIVIISAVLIIIGGVILFNNLGSEFVPRLSEGTIVINFVRLAGISLDQSIEYNTLIEKNLLNKFPDEIDFIWTRTGTAELSTDPMGLELSDMFISLKPRNTWTKAKTQQELVSSIDTELADLPGQNRIFTQPIEMRVNEMVAGIRSDIGIKLFGDDLVVLEDKAEEIMALVVQIDGSSDVTIEQLTGQPQMRIAVDRQKLARFGLTAREVLSAIESMGGIVVGDVFEGQKRFDLALRIDTTRINSVEDVNKVLIRSSSGSMIGLDRVTDLSLAEGPATITREWSKRRIVVQCNVRDRDIGSFVSELRDKLANNLTLPKDYFIRLGGQFEHLERARMRLVIVVPLSLILIFGLLYWTYKSARDAILIFAGVPIAAVGGAVSLALRDMPFSISAGVGFIALSGIAVLNGLVLVSSIKRFRFQGMEITVAIKESAVTRLRPVMMTALVAAFGFIPMAVSTGVGAEVQRPLATVVVGGILTSSVLTLVVLPSLYNVFGKRTKSEI